In Bradyrhizobium sp. WBOS07, the genomic window GCACCGTGCTGCTCGACGGCGAGCCGGTGCATAGCTGCCTGATCCCGGCTTTCCGCGCCGAGGGACGCCCCGTGACCACGATCGAAGGTCTTGGCGGAGACCACGGCACGCATCCGATGCAGCAGGCTTTCCTCGACGCGCAAGGCTTTCAATGCGGCTTCTGCACCGCCGGCATGATCCTCACCTGCGCCTCGCTGAACCAGGCCCAGCGCACCGATCTCGGCACGGCGCTGAAGGGCAATATCTGCCGTTGCACCGGCTACCGCTCGATCGAGGATGCGTTGCTCGGCAAGACCAACGTCGAGACAGGTGTCGAGGCCGGCGCCGCCTTCGGCCGCAGCCTGCCTGCGCCCGCCGGCCCCGACATCGTGCGTGGCACCGTGCGCTACACCTTCGACACCACAATCGACGGCCTGCTCCATGTCAAGCTGGCGCGTTCGCCTCACGCCCACGCCAGGATCGTCGCGATCGACAAGTCGGACGCGCTGAAGATTCCCGGCGTGCACGCGGTGCTGACGCACGAGGATGCGCCTTCGGTCCTGATCTCGACTGCGCGGCATGAGATGGACTGGATGGATCCGGAGGACACCCGCATTCTCGACGACGTCGTCCGCTTCATCGGACAGCGGGTTGCTGCAATCGTCGCCGACAGCGAGGCCGCCGCCGAGGAGGCGTGCCGCCGGCTTAAGGTCGATTACGAGATTCTGCCGGCGTTGATCGATCCCGAGCAGGCGATGGCGCCGGGCGCGCCCGTCCTTCATCCCGATCGAACCACCGCGAACCGCATCGCCGATCCCCAGCGCAACCTCGCGGCGGAGACGCATGGCGAATTCGGCAACGTCGCCTCGGCGCTCGCCGCCTCCGCCGTGACTTACGAGGGCACTTTCCATAGTCATCGCGTGCAGCATGCGGCGCTGGAGACCCATGGCGGCCTCGCCTGGCTCGATGAGTCCGGCGTGCTCAATGTCCGCAGCTCGACCCAGGTGCCGTTCCTGACCCGCCGCGCGCTGTCGAACATTTTCCGGCTTCCCATGGACAAGATTCGCGTGTTCTGCGAACGCGTCGGCGGCGGCTTTGGCGGCAAGCAGGAGATGTTCGTCGAGGACATCCTGGCGCTCGCTGCGTTGAAGACTGGCCGCCCTGTGAAGCTGGAGTTCACCCGCGAGGAGCAGTTCATCGCGACCTCGACGCGGCACCCGATGCGGATCCATATCAAGGCCGGCGCCGACGCCGGCGGCAAGCTCACCGCGCTCCAGCTCGATCTGCTCTCCAACACCGGCGCTTACGGCAATCACGCCGGGCCCGTGATGTTCCACGCCCTGGCGGAATCCATTGCCGTGTACAACTGCCCGAACAAGCGGGTCGATGGCTTTGCGGTTTATACCAATACGGTGCCGGCGGGGGCGTTTCGCGGTTACGGCCTGCCACAGGCGCTCATCGCCGTGGAAGCCGCAATCGACGAGCTGGCGAAGCAACTCGGCATCGGCGGCTACGAGATGCGCCGGCGCAACATCATCAGGCCCGGCGATCCCATGCTGTCGCCACCGCCGTCCGAGTATCACGACGTCGTCTACGGCTCCTACGGGCTCGACCAGTGTCTCGACCTGGTCGAGCGCGCCATGCAGGCCGATGGATCCCAGCCGGACCTGTCGCCGGAATGGCTGATCGGCGACGGCGTCGCGCTGACCATGATCCACACGGTGCCGCCGGCCGGACATATCGCCGACGCCATGATGGTGCTCAACGAGCACGGCGGCTTCGAGCTCAGCGTCGGCACCGCCGAGTTCGGCAACGGCACCAGCACCGTGCACCGGCAGATCGCGGCGACCACACTTGCGACCACCGTCGACAGGATCCACCTGCGCCAGTCCGACACCGCCCATGGCGGCCATGACACCGGCGCCTATGGCAGTGCGGGCACCTTCGTCGCCGGCAAGGCGACCCATGCGGCTTCGATGCAGCTCGCGACCGAGCTGAAGGCGGCCGCCGCCGGCGCGTGGCTGTGCGACGTCGAGACCTGTGTGCTCGAGGACAATGCGGTCGCCTGCGGCGTTCGGCGCATGTCCTTTGTGGAGCTGGCAAAGCTCGGCGGCGAACGCGGGCGACCATTCACAGGCAGCGGCAATTCCGGCGGCACGCCGCGCTCGGTCGGCTTCAACGTGCAGGGCTTTCGCATCGCCGTGAACCGGGGCACCGGCGAGCTCAGGATTCTCAAAAGCGTGCACGCCGCCGACGCAGGCGTCATTGCCAATCCCATGCAGTGCCGCGGTCAGGTCGAAGGCGGCGTCGCTCAAGCGCTCGGCGCCGCGCTCTACGAGGAGATGGTGATCGATGCCGAGGGGCGCGTCATCAACCCGAAATTCCGCGACTACCACCTGCCCTCATTCGCCGACGTGCCCCGCACCGAGGTGTTCTTCGCCGAGACGTCCGACAGCATCGGTCCGTTGGGCGCGAAGTCGATGAGCGAGAGCCCGTACAATCCGGTCGCTGCCGCGCTCGGCAATGCCATTGCCGATGCCACCGGCATCCGCTTCACCGCACCGCCGTTCAAGCCGGACCGGCTGTTTCCGGCGCTGCTCGACAAGTTCGGCGGCTAGCTGCCGCGATAGGTCGAATAGCTCCACGGCGTGACCAGCAGCGGCACGTGATAGTGGCCTTCCGGCTCGCTGATCGCGAAGCGCAGCGGGATTTCGTCGAGGAAGGGCGGATCGGTGAGCTGCACATTGCGCTCGGCGTAGTATCCGGCAATGCTGAATCTGAGCTCGTAACGGCCGATCGGCAGCGGCCGGCCACCGATCAGCGGCTGATCGGTGCGGCCGTCCGCATTGGTGACCGCGCGCGCGATGACGCGGTTCTCGCCGAGCGCGGAAAGTTCGACAAGCTCCACCGGGATGCCCGCCGCAGGCCTGCCGACATGATTGTCCAGCACATGGGTCGACAAGCGGCCATGCACCTTCAACGCGTCGTCGGCAATGACGAGCTGATCGAGCCGCAGCGCGGAGATGCGGCCGATCTCCTCGATCGCACGCCGCGTCTCGGTCTTGGCGATATTGCGCAACCGGACCTCGAAATCGCGCAGTACGGAATCCCGGGTGTGCCGGCGCACGCAGACGATATAGGGAAAGCCGAACTTGGCGCGATAGGCATTGTTGACGCGCTCGAAGGCGGCGTATTCGGCATCCGACAGCCGATCGAGGCCGGCGCTGCTCTGCTCATGGGTCGAGTCCGCCGTGAGGCCTTCCGCGCGCCGGGTCTTGCTGGCGAGATCGGGATGCGCCCGGATCAGCGCGAGCTGCACATCGGGGTCGGCGCTTTGGATCGCCGCCATCAGTGCCGTGTGCAGCTGGTTGATGCCGGCGAACGGCCGCTTGTCGGCCAGCTGCTCGGCGATCCACGGCGAATATTCGACGACGTTGGCAAGCGCCGCCACGAAATCAGGCTTTGCAGCGGCATTGAGATCGGACAGGGAAAGCTGCGACATCGTCAACCGATCTCGAATGCGTCGGCGGCAAGATGCGCGTGCCTGGCGTGCCAGTGCTGCGCGATCTGCAACCGCGTCGGTACCCAGAGACGCTCGTGCCTGCCGATATAGTCGAGGAAGCGGATCAGGCCCGCAGCGCGGCCGGGCCGGCCGGCGAGGCGGCAATGCAGGCCGACCGACATCATCTTGGGCGCGGTCTCGCCTTCGGCATAGAGCACGTCGAAGGCATCCTTGAGGTAAGTGAAGAACTGCTCGCCTTCTGCAAACCCCTGCGGGTTGATGAAGCGCATGTCGTTGGCATCCAGCGCATAGGGAATGACGAGCTGCTTGCCGTTCGCGCCCTTGATCCAATAGGGCAGATCGTCGGCATAGGAATCGCAGAGATAGAGAAAGCCGCCCTCCTCCATCAGCAGACGGTTGGTGTTGATCGAGGAACGTCCGGTGTACCAGCCGAGCGGCCGCGCGCCGGTGGCTTCGGTATGGACGCGGATCGCCTCCGCGATCTCGGCGCGCTCCTGCGCCTCGGTCATGTCCTTGTGCTCGATCCATTTCAGGCTATGACTGGCGATATCCCAGCCCGCCTCGTTCATCGCCGCAACGATCTCGGGGTTGCGCTTGAGCGCGGTGGCGACGCCGAACACCGTGGTCGGCCAGCTGCGTTCGCCGAACATCCGCCACAGCCGCCAGAACCCGGCGCGCGAGCCGTATTCGAACATCGATTCGATATTGGCGTGGCGCTGGCCGGGCCACGGCTGCGCGCCGAGCACGTCGGACAGGAACGCTTCCGAGGCGCGGTCGCCGTGCAGGATGTTGTTCTCGCCGCCTTCCTCGAAATTGACGACGAACTGCACCGCGATGCGGGCATCGCCGGGCCATTGCGGGTGCGGCGGGTTGCGGCCGTAACCGCGGAGATCGCGCGGGTAGCTGTTATCGGTCACTCAGACTTCCTCAAAGCGAATCGGCAGGGCGCCCTTCCACAGCACGCTCTTGCCCAGCGTTGCCAGATTCTCCAGGCCGGAGGTCAGCGTGATGAAATGGTTGCCGGCAAGCTGGCCCATCTTGCTCGCGAAATGGACGCTGCCATAGGCCAACAGGATCTCGGTCTCGCTGATGCCGCCGGGATAGAGTATGATCTGGCCGGGCGCGGGATAGCTGGTGTGGTTCTCGTAGCCGACGCCGAAATCGAGGTCGCCGAGCGGCATCCACACGCCCTCGCCGCTCCAGCGCACATGGATGACGTGGCTTTCGAACGGCAGCACATTGCGAAAGGCGGCGACAGTCTTGGGTGCCAGCTGCTCCTCGAAGCGGGCATCGAAGGTGAAATCGCCGGCGCGGATAACGAGCTTGCTCATCTCATCTCTCTGGATCGGGGCCGGCCGCCCCAGCTCAAGCAAGAGCACTCCCGACGACTTCGCGCAAGTGGCGCGGTCGCATCACCCGCGGTCCCAGGACCAGCCGAACATGGCGCGCCGCCGCAGCGCCGGTTCCGGCTCGGCGCAGGCCGCGCCGTCTCCTTCGCCGCGGTGTTTGCCGCAATGGATTCCATTGAACCGGATTGGGAGAGGCAAGTCCATCGGCGCCAGCGGGCATGATGCCGAATATTTAGCCGGCATGGGCCGGGCCGGCGGGCGCACGGCGTCATCACCACTCGCTCTCGTGTCCCGGACAAGCCGCAACGCGCGAGCGTTGCGGCGCAGAGCCGGGACCCAGTGTCGTAGGGTGGGCAAAGGCGCATAGCGCCGTGCCCACGATCCTTCAGATGCGGCGAAAGACGCGTGGGCACGCTGCGCTTTGCCCACCCTACGAGATCGGAGTTTGTGCTCGCCCGCTCAAATCGCAGACATGCCTCATCAGCCTCGCGGCTTGTTTCGCCCGAGCTTTGCTTCGTCTTCGCGCCTCGGAAAGCCAAGAGGGCGCAGGGAAGGCCGGGTGCTGACAACGCACCCGCGGTCTGCTGCGCAAAAATGCACACGCAGAAGAACCGCACAGCAGCATACAGGTGGTGCCGATCACTCGGCCTTCCCTGCGCGATGGTCGGACGGCTTATGCCGTGCTCTCCCGGGAGCCGAACTTTCCTTCTGGCCTCCCTCGCCCCGCGAATTGGATGATGCAGTCTGCCCGGTTGGGCTCGCTCGCACCTCCGCGGAAGCTTGACCGTAGCAACGACGGCCAGGACCACACGGTTTTGCCGTACGCACGGCCCGCCATTTCGCCGCAGTATTTCCAGCCCTGTCGACGAAGCCGGAAACTTACAGGCGAGACGAGACCTAGCAGCGCCGTTCGTCTACACGCGGCCTCGGGCTCACAGGGACTACCCGCCCTGCCCGCACCTCTCGTGCCGACGCTGCCGCGTCCACCGCAAGCCCGGCTCGCGATCAAGACGACCTCGAGATCGCCCCTCCTGGATGAGCCGGGATGGGCGACACATACGCCATTTCCGAATTTCGGTAAAGTGGAATATTTTTGCGGCGATGGATTGACAGAGG contains:
- a CDS encoding molybdopterin-dependent oxidoreductase, translated to MSFEINGRSFSQEPRAGQCLRTFLRELGHFGVKKGCDAGDCGACTVLLDGEPVHSCLIPAFRAEGRPVTTIEGLGGDHGTHPMQQAFLDAQGFQCGFCTAGMILTCASLNQAQRTDLGTALKGNICRCTGYRSIEDALLGKTNVETGVEAGAAFGRSLPAPAGPDIVRGTVRYTFDTTIDGLLHVKLARSPHAHARIVAIDKSDALKIPGVHAVLTHEDAPSVLISTARHEMDWMDPEDTRILDDVVRFIGQRVAAIVADSEAAAEEACRRLKVDYEILPALIDPEQAMAPGAPVLHPDRTTANRIADPQRNLAAETHGEFGNVASALAASAVTYEGTFHSHRVQHAALETHGGLAWLDESGVLNVRSSTQVPFLTRRALSNIFRLPMDKIRVFCERVGGGFGGKQEMFVEDILALAALKTGRPVKLEFTREEQFIATSTRHPMRIHIKAGADAGGKLTALQLDLLSNTGAYGNHAGPVMFHALAESIAVYNCPNKRVDGFAVYTNTVPAGAFRGYGLPQALIAVEAAIDELAKQLGIGGYEMRRRNIIRPGDPMLSPPPSEYHDVVYGSYGLDQCLDLVERAMQADGSQPDLSPEWLIGDGVALTMIHTVPPAGHIADAMMVLNEHGGFELSVGTAEFGNGTSTVHRQIAATTLATTVDRIHLRQSDTAHGGHDTGAYGSAGTFVAGKATHAASMQLATELKAAAAGAWLCDVETCVLEDNAVACGVRRMSFVELAKLGGERGRPFTGSGNSGGTPRSVGFNVQGFRIAVNRGTGELRILKSVHAADAGVIANPMQCRGQVEGGVAQALGAALYEEMVIDAEGRVINPKFRDYHLPSFADVPRTEVFFAETSDSIGPLGAKSMSESPYNPVAAALGNAIADATGIRFTAPPFKPDRLFPALLDKFGG
- the uraD gene encoding 2-oxo-4-hydroxy-4-carboxy-5-ureidoimidazoline decarboxylase; amino-acid sequence: MSQLSLSDLNAAAKPDFVAALANVVEYSPWIAEQLADKRPFAGINQLHTALMAAIQSADPDVQLALIRAHPDLASKTRRAEGLTADSTHEQSSAGLDRLSDAEYAAFERVNNAYRAKFGFPYIVCVRRHTRDSVLRDFEVRLRNIAKTETRRAIEEIGRISALRLDQLVIADDALKVHGRLSTHVLDNHVGRPAAGIPVELVELSALGENRVIARAVTNADGRTDQPLIGGRPLPIGRYELRFSIAGYYAERNVQLTDPPFLDEIPLRFAISEPEGHYHVPLLVTPWSYSTYRGS
- the puuE gene encoding allantoinase PuuE; this encodes MTDNSYPRDLRGYGRNPPHPQWPGDARIAVQFVVNFEEGGENNILHGDRASEAFLSDVLGAQPWPGQRHANIESMFEYGSRAGFWRLWRMFGERSWPTTVFGVATALKRNPEIVAAMNEAGWDIASHSLKWIEHKDMTEAQERAEIAEAIRVHTEATGARPLGWYTGRSSINTNRLLMEEGGFLYLCDSYADDLPYWIKGANGKQLVIPYALDANDMRFINPQGFAEGEQFFTYLKDAFDVLYAEGETAPKMMSVGLHCRLAGRPGRAAGLIRFLDYIGRHERLWVPTRLQIAQHWHARHAHLAADAFEIG
- a CDS encoding DUF3830 family protein — its product is MSKLVIRAGDFTFDARFEEQLAPKTVAAFRNVLPFESHVIHVRWSGEGVWMPLGDLDFGVGYENHTSYPAPGQIILYPGGISETEILLAYGSVHFASKMGQLAGNHFITLTSGLENLATLGKSVLWKGALPIRFEEV